The Bacteroidota bacterium genome window below encodes:
- a CDS encoding ABC transporter ATP-binding protein has translation MKILYSYLKNYRGIVLLALFLAAVNQVFSLLDPYIFRLIIDGYATKFEQYDLEHFIKGVSWLLFLAITVAFISRVAKNFQDYYINNITQRLGAKIYSDGLRHSLELPYQVFEDQRSGETLGILQKVRLDTEKLISAGINILFTSLVGLVFVIVYSLSVHWIIVPLYALLGPLIGIVSSRLSKKIKVVQKDIVAQTTALAGSTTESLRNIELVKSLGLANQEITRLNNTTDQILQLELKKVKYIRKISFLQGTMVNLLRNMILIIMLYLIFDRQITFGQFFSLFIYSFFIFGPLQMMGDVINIYREAEVSLNNFEKIMNMPIEEKPKSPVVIDSIKTLEFENVTFKHLTAKGNAISDISFKTELGKTIAFVGPSGAGKTTLVKLLVGLYKPQVGRILYNGEPESVVDLDNLRNQIGFVTQDTQLFSGTIKENLLFVNPNATDEMIYDVLKKAACDNLLARADNGIDTVIGEGGVKVSGGEKQRLSIARALLRRPTVMVFDEATSALDSLTEEEISRTIRDISSSDKHLTIMIAHRLSTVLHADTIYVLEKGQIVESGKHADLIEEKGLYYAMWRQQIGERKRDNDGVNLLKPKEEVKN, from the coding sequence ATGAAAATTTTATATTCTTATTTAAAAAATTACAGAGGTATTGTATTACTTGCGCTATTTCTTGCAGCAGTTAATCAGGTCTTCTCACTTCTTGACCCGTATATATTCAGATTAATCATCGACGGTTATGCAACAAAGTTTGAGCAGTATGATTTAGAGCATTTTATAAAAGGTGTTTCATGGCTGTTGTTCCTTGCAATTACAGTTGCCTTTATTTCAAGAGTCGCTAAAAACTTTCAGGATTATTATATAAATAATATCACTCAAAGACTTGGGGCAAAGATTTATTCCGATGGACTAAGACACTCGCTTGAACTTCCCTATCAGGTTTTTGAAGACCAGCGAAGCGGTGAAACTCTCGGCATACTTCAGAAAGTGAGGCTCGATACTGAAAAACTTATCAGCGCAGGAATAAATATTTTATTCACGTCACTTGTAGGATTGGTATTTGTTATTGTTTACTCACTATCTGTACACTGGATAATCGTTCCCCTTTATGCACTGCTTGGACCATTAATCGGAATTGTAAGCTCACGTCTAAGCAAAAAAATTAAAGTCGTTCAAAAAGATATTGTAGCGCAAACAACTGCACTTGCAGGTTCAACTACTGAATCTTTGAGAAATATTGAGCTTGTAAAAAGTCTTGGTCTTGCCAATCAGGAAATAACCAGACTGAACAACACCACTGATCAGATTTTACAGTTAGAATTAAAAAAAGTAAAGTATATCCGCAAAATCAGTTTCTTACAGGGAACAATGGTAAATCTGTTGAGAAATATGATTCTGATAATTATGCTTTATCTTATTTTTGACAGACAGATTACTTTCGGACAATTCTTCTCATTATTCATTTATTCGTTCTTTATTTTCGGACCGCTGCAAATGATGGGTGACGTAATTAATATTTACAGGGAAGCAGAGGTATCGCTGAATAATTTTGAAAAAATTATGAACATGCCTATTGAAGAAAAACCGAAGAGTCCCGTAGTTATCGATAGCATTAAAACGCTTGAGTTTGAAAATGTTACATTTAAACATCTGACAGCTAAGGGTAATGCGATTTCTGATATTTCGTTCAAGACTGAGCTTGGCAAAACAATTGCCTTCGTAGGACCTTCAGGCGCAGGTAAAACCACTCTGGTAAAACTTCTTGTGGGACTTTATAAACCGCAGGTTGGAAGAATTTTATATAACGGGGAACCTGAAAGTGTAGTTGATTTAGACAATTTAAGAAATCAAATCGGATTCGTTACACAGGATACACAATTATTCTCTGGTACAATTAAAGAGAATCTTTTATTCGTAAATCCCAATGCTACCGACGAAATGATTTACGATGTGTTAAAGAAAGCCGCATGCGACAACTTACTTGCAAGAGCGGATAACGGCATTGATACAGTCATCGGCGAAGGCGGTGTGAAAGTTTCGGGCGGTGAAAAACAAAGACTTTCCATTGCAAGAGCTTTATTAAGAAGACCGACAGTGATGGTGTTCGATGAAGCAACTTCAGCTCTTGACTCATTAACAGAGGAAGAAATCAGCAGGACAATAAGAGATATTTCTTCGAGCGACAAGCATTTAACTATAATGATTGCGCACAGATTATCAACTGTGCTGCACGCCGATACAATTTATGTTCTTGAAAAAGGACAGATTGTCGAATCAGGCAAGCACGCAGATTTGATTGAAGAAAAAGGATTGTATTACGCCATGTGGAGACAGCAAATCGGTGAAAGAAAAAGAGATAACGATGGTGTGAACTTATTGAAGCCTAAAGAAGAAGTTAAAAATTAA
- a CDS encoding thioredoxin family protein, producing MKIVLTVLCICFLFLTGFSGDTGTSIGDFTLKNVDGKMLSLKDFPDSKGFIVVFTSNGCPFAKLYPQRMNEMNLKYRPLNVPLIAINSSDTLQFEENSFMEMVKTAKEGNYNFSYLSDADQIAARNFGAKKTPHAFVIWKENNEWIIKYNGAIDDNAAHPEEVKNKFVENAVDELLKGEEVKVKETKSIGCSIIYKN from the coding sequence ATGAAAATCGTTTTAACAGTTCTATGCATTTGCTTTCTATTTCTGACGGGTTTCTCAGGTGATACAGGAACGAGCATTGGTGATTTTACTCTGAAAAACGTTGATGGCAAGATGCTATCACTTAAAGATTTTCCGGATTCAAAAGGATTTATAGTTGTATTCACAAGCAATGGCTGTCCATTTGCAAAGCTATATCCCCAGAGAATGAATGAAATGAATTTGAAATATAGGCCGTTAAATGTTCCGCTTATTGCAATCAATTCCTCAGACACCTTGCAGTTTGAAGAGAACAGCTTTATGGAAATGGTGAAGACTGCAAAAGAGGGTAATTACAATTTTTCTTATTTATCGGACGCAGATCAGATAGCAGCCAGAAATTTCGGCGCTAAGAAAACTCCGCATGCATTTGTTATCTGGAAAGAAAACAATGAATGGATAATAAAATATAACGGAGCGATTGATGACAACGCAGCTCATCCGGAAGAAGTAAAAAATAAATTTGTTGAAAACGCTGTCGATGAATTATTAAAAGGTGAGGAAGTGAAAGTGAAGGAAACGAAATCAATCGGATGTTCGATTATTTATAAAAATTAA